One region of Natronolimnobius baerhuensis genomic DNA includes:
- a CDS encoding TatD family hydrolase — MLEADTPVLDNHLHLDPDNHRGIDAVEDFAHLGGTHLLVVNKPSWHLDCEVDSGEDFRPVFERTLEIVAEASDALEGRAWPVLGVHPGLISRLVDERGYSPDEAREIMQGGLDLAAEYVADGDALALKSGRPHYEVSDAVWDASNAVMRHTFEHGGDLECAVQLHTEASEDLTEVADWAEDAGMARHQVVKHYAEGRLEGPTPSVMSEKDRLERAAERGEPFLMETDYVDDPGRPGAVLGPKTVPRRVRWLLEAGYDDAVRNAHVETPKRVYGIDTKATLERP, encoded by the coding sequence ATGCTCGAGGCCGACACGCCAGTCCTGGACAATCACCTGCATCTCGACCCCGACAACCACCGCGGCATCGACGCCGTCGAGGACTTCGCCCATCTTGGCGGCACCCACCTGCTCGTCGTCAACAAACCCTCCTGGCACCTCGACTGTGAAGTTGACTCCGGCGAGGACTTTCGCCCCGTCTTCGAACGTACCCTCGAGATCGTCGCCGAGGCGTCGGACGCACTCGAGGGGCGCGCCTGGCCCGTCCTCGGCGTCCATCCCGGACTGATCTCGCGACTGGTCGACGAACGCGGCTACAGTCCGGACGAAGCCCGCGAGATCATGCAGGGTGGACTCGATCTCGCCGCGGAGTACGTCGCCGACGGCGACGCGCTGGCGTTGAAATCCGGTCGGCCACACTACGAGGTCTCTGACGCGGTCTGGGACGCCTCAAACGCCGTCATGCGCCATACCTTCGAGCACGGCGGCGACCTCGAGTGTGCCGTTCAACTCCATACGGAAGCCAGCGAAGACCTCACCGAGGTCGCCGACTGGGCCGAAGACGCTGGCATGGCGCGCCACCAAGTCGTCAAACACTACGCCGAAGGCCGACTCGAGGGCCCCACACCGAGCGTCATGAGCGAGAAAGACCGCCTCGAGCGCGCGGCCGAGCGCGGCGAGCCATTCCTGATGGAAACCGACTACGTCGACGACCCCGGCCGACCGGGTGCCGTTCTCGGGCCAAAGACCGTCCCGCGGCGCGTCCGCTGGCTGCTCGAGGCAGGATACGACGACGCCGTCCGAAACGCCCACGTCGAAACGCCCAAGCGCGTATACGGTATCGACACCAAGGCAACACTCGAGCGCCCGTAA
- a CDS encoding DUF2150 family protein, giving the protein MSNPPTEFYSEERWQNWIGRIKDEEIDPEDESSARLLLNLQDDTAIAIAKIVAAYDDGDIDQEDALAEIEDVREIVLSEVDIEDEEKLILVDGVQTSLVCVFFAAEEFIANGPAEEGSVGDYLGAAADAEAEEDLDAALGYAAQAGTLIVDGEKLDMQVAEDLEYGLVTEWINGLDSLQSAMSDPEVVEEDDE; this is encoded by the coding sequence ATGAGCAATCCCCCGACCGAGTTCTACTCGGAGGAACGCTGGCAGAACTGGATCGGCCGCATCAAAGACGAAGAGATCGATCCAGAAGACGAGTCATCGGCGCGGCTCCTGCTGAACCTACAAGACGATACCGCGATTGCAATCGCCAAGATCGTCGCCGCCTACGACGATGGGGACATCGACCAGGAGGACGCACTCGCCGAGATCGAAGATGTCCGTGAGATCGTTCTCAGCGAAGTCGATATCGAAGACGAAGAGAAACTGATCCTCGTCGACGGCGTTCAGACCAGCCTCGTCTGTGTCTTCTTCGCCGCAGAAGAGTTCATCGCCAACGGTCCCGCCGAAGAGGGCAGCGTCGGTGACTACCTCGGCGCTGCCGCAGACGCCGAAGCCGAAGAAGATCTCGATGCTGCACTCGGCTACGCCGCCCAGGCTGGCACACTCATTGTCGACGGCGAAAAACTCGATATGCAGGTCGCCGAAGACCTCGAGTACGGCCTGGTCACTGAGTGGATCAATGGTCTCGACAGCCTCCAGAGCGCAATGAGCGATCCGGAAGTTGTCGAAGAAGACGACGAGTAA
- the hmgB gene encoding hydroxymethylglutaryl-CoA synthase, whose product MTAVGIDAIEIWTGNLKMDLPGTFAPEKGEDPEKYTKGLGLNASSFPDSYEDIVTMGANAAHRLMERKGLEPDDIGRIDVATESSFDNSKPVSTYVAGCLESVYDGDFHHANKGERKFACIAGTQSLDDAYNWIRAGRNRGRGALVIATDTALYARGDAGEATQGAGAVAMYIDEDPDLVELSTHQGYGSADETDFLKPNQQFPSVDGKRSVQVYLARMREALEDYESVAGDVHPTDVSFAPFHTPFPGMVRKAAMLAYRHITRDTAIEETLAEEIGRQPRREAFDDEEAFHDAVRDYMDSLKETDRYQEWYAETIDPTLSIAREVGNWYTGSVHIARVSALKTAFEQGRDMAGEQLLVGSYGSGAQAEIHAEIVQDGWEAELEALNIDEQLAERYDMSWADYEEIHDAHNHEMDVDVEEFTTPDSEFVFDGWGRMGERKYRYVE is encoded by the coding sequence ATGACTGCAGTCGGTATCGACGCGATTGAAATCTGGACTGGGAACCTCAAGATGGATCTTCCCGGCACGTTCGCCCCGGAGAAAGGCGAAGACCCCGAGAAGTACACCAAGGGCCTCGGTCTCAACGCGAGTTCGTTCCCCGACAGCTACGAGGACATCGTCACGATGGGGGCCAACGCCGCCCATCGATTGATGGAACGCAAGGGCCTCGAGCCCGACGACATCGGTCGCATCGACGTTGCGACTGAGAGTTCCTTCGACAACTCGAAGCCGGTTTCGACGTACGTCGCAGGCTGCCTCGAGTCGGTGTACGACGGCGACTTCCACCACGCGAACAAGGGCGAGCGCAAGTTCGCCTGCATTGCGGGGACCCAGAGTCTGGACGACGCGTACAACTGGATTCGCGCGGGTCGCAACCGCGGTCGCGGCGCGCTCGTGATCGCAACTGACACCGCACTGTACGCCCGCGGTGACGCCGGCGAGGCAACTCAGGGTGCGGGTGCCGTCGCAATGTATATCGACGAGGACCCGGATCTGGTCGAACTTTCGACGCATCAGGGCTATGGTTCGGCGGACGAGACGGACTTCCTCAAGCCGAATCAGCAGTTCCCATCCGTCGACGGCAAGCGGTCGGTGCAGGTGTATCTCGCTCGCATGCGCGAGGCGCTCGAGGATTACGAGAGCGTCGCCGGCGACGTGCACCCAACGGATGTCTCGTTCGCGCCGTTCCACACGCCGTTCCCCGGTATGGTTCGGAAGGCAGCGATGCTCGCCTATCGCCACATCACACGCGACACTGCCATCGAGGAGACACTCGCCGAGGAAATCGGCCGTCAGCCTCGTCGAGAGGCGTTCGACGACGAGGAGGCGTTCCACGATGCCGTCCGCGATTACATGGACTCGCTCAAAGAGACCGACCGCTACCAGGAGTGGTACGCGGAGACGATTGATCCGACGCTGTCGATTGCCCGCGAAGTCGGCAACTGGTACACTGGCTCGGTACACATCGCCAGAGTCAGCGCGCTCAAGACTGCCTTTGAGCAGGGCCGCGATATGGCCGGCGAGCAGTTACTCGTGGGCTCCTACGGCAGTGGCGCACAGGCTGAGATCCATGCCGAAATCGTTCAGGACGGCTGGGAAGCCGAACTCGAGGCGTTGAACATCGACGAGCAACTCGCCGAGCGATACGACATGTCGTGGGCGGATTACGAGGAGATTCACGACGCGCATAACCACGAGATGGACGTCGATGTCGAGGAGTTCACGACGCCCGACTCGGAGTTTGTCTTCGATGGGTGGGGGCGTATGGGCGAGCGGAAGTACCGCTACGTCGAGTAA
- a CDS encoding sulfite exporter TauE/SafE family protein: protein MDPLTFLGIDVTLFFVIGLLGGAHCIGMCGPLVTVYAQRMDAGGSERATDGGTETVRSSGRGSHLTTYEVRQHVLFNLGRTASYTLLGAAFGALGGVLFVTTAELTSVADLVRGGAGLLIGGFIIVTGVYYLLGRTTGGVSIPGLERVVGVLTTHVDRFANGPGIIGLGALHGLLPCPILYPAFLYAFTTGSPTSGALALAALGVGTIPAVFAYGTLIESVDITHRRRVHRLLGVAFIVLGYVLLAHGLMSLGIHWLPHPELPFYDGIDVPGMDAGGHDQH from the coding sequence ATGGACCCACTTACATTCCTCGGCATCGACGTGACGTTGTTTTTCGTCATCGGACTCCTCGGTGGCGCACACTGTATTGGAATGTGTGGACCGCTCGTGACGGTGTATGCACAGCGGATGGACGCTGGAGGGAGCGAACGGGCAACCGACGGCGGCACGGAAACCGTTCGCTCGAGTGGGCGCGGGAGTCATCTGACGACGTACGAGGTCCGCCAGCATGTGCTGTTCAATCTCGGGCGAACGGCAAGCTACACGCTTCTGGGGGCCGCCTTTGGCGCACTCGGCGGCGTGTTGTTCGTGACGACGGCGGAACTCACGTCGGTTGCTGACCTCGTCCGTGGTGGTGCTGGACTTCTGATTGGGGGGTTCATCATCGTCACTGGCGTGTACTACCTGCTCGGGCGGACGACCGGCGGCGTATCTATTCCCGGCCTCGAGCGCGTCGTCGGCGTGTTGACGACCCATGTCGACCGCTTTGCGAACGGCCCGGGAATCATCGGCCTCGGCGCACTCCATGGTCTGTTGCCGTGTCCGATCCTGTACCCCGCGTTTTTGTACGCGTTCACAACCGGCTCGCCGACGAGTGGCGCGCTTGCACTGGCCGCACTCGGCGTTGGGACGATTCCAGCGGTGTTCGCCTACGGGACGCTGATCGAGAGCGTCGATATCACCCACCGGCGGCGAGTTCACCGGCTGCTTGGAGTGGCGTTTATCGTCCTTGGCTACGTGCTACTCGCACACGGGCTGATGAGTCTCGGCATCCACTGGCTCCCACATCCTGAACTGCCGTTCTACGACGGCATCGACGTTCCCGGTATGGACGCAGGCGGCCACGATCAACACTGA